A single genomic interval of Mucilaginibacter boryungensis harbors:
- a CDS encoding aceric acid hydrolase, with product MKRLLCAGIGLMLMIASANAQTKALTNTSASPYARLSSVDMGNVTWTKGFWADRFKVCRDTMIPNLWKIYTDPKISHAFKNFEIAAGLDTGSHEGPPFHDGDFYKLMEAVASMYATTHDPKLDALMDHAIAVIAKGQRKDGYIHTPVIISAQKKGQETAFKDPNNFEAYNLGHLMTAACVHYRVTGKKNFLNIAIKAADYLYNFYNSSSAEASRSAICPSHYMGVVEMYRTTGNPKYLQLSKKLIDIRGTTGNGTDDNQDRIPFRQQTKAIGHAVRGNYLYAGVADVYAETGDTTLMHSLNAIWDDMVTRKMYITGATGALYDGVSPDATSYNPKEIQQVHQAYGRDYQLPNYTAHNETCANIGNVLWNWRMLQVTGKAEYADVMELALYNSVLSGISLSGRGFLYTNPLSVSDDEPFTPRWSKDRVGYIKLSNCCPPNVVRTIAEISDYAYSISDKGLYFNLYGGNNLSTKLKNGSAIKLSQVTDYPWNGRISITLEQVPANAFSMFFRIPGWCNDASLTVNGKAVNASLISGEYAEVNRNWKSGDKVELDLPMSAKLMESNPLVEETRNQVAVKRGPIVYCLESVDLPQGQKIFNVALPAKIDLKPELIQIDGSNIMALTGKADLRNEANWKNQLYKEVSNDKQSVNIRLVPYYAWGNRGHVDMETWIPLDR from the coding sequence ATGAAAAGATTATTGTGTGCAGGAATTGGATTAATGTTGATGATAGCATCCGCGAACGCGCAAACCAAGGCGTTAACTAATACCAGCGCCAGTCCGTACGCCAGGTTAAGCAGCGTAGACATGGGCAACGTAACCTGGACCAAAGGCTTCTGGGCCGATAGGTTTAAGGTTTGCCGCGATACCATGATCCCCAATCTTTGGAAAATCTATACCGACCCAAAGATTAGTCACGCGTTCAAGAACTTTGAGATAGCTGCGGGGTTAGACACCGGTTCGCACGAAGGCCCACCATTTCACGATGGCGACTTTTACAAGCTGATGGAAGCCGTTGCCAGTATGTATGCTACTACTCACGATCCAAAACTGGATGCGCTTATGGATCATGCCATCGCGGTAATTGCCAAAGGTCAGCGTAAGGATGGGTACATCCATACCCCGGTAATTATCTCCGCGCAAAAAAAAGGGCAGGAAACCGCTTTTAAAGATCCTAATAACTTTGAGGCCTATAATCTTGGTCACCTGATGACGGCGGCTTGCGTGCATTATCGGGTGACCGGGAAAAAGAATTTCCTGAACATCGCTATTAAGGCTGCTGATTACTTGTATAACTTTTATAATTCATCTTCAGCCGAGGCATCGCGCAGCGCCATTTGCCCGTCGCACTATATGGGGGTGGTTGAAATGTACCGCACTACGGGTAACCCCAAATATCTGCAGCTATCTAAAAAACTAATTGATATACGCGGTACCACAGGCAACGGCACCGATGATAACCAGGACAGGATCCCTTTTCGCCAGCAAACCAAGGCCATTGGGCACGCCGTGCGTGGTAATTACCTGTACGCCGGTGTTGCCGATGTTTACGCCGAAACAGGCGACACCACGCTAATGCATTCGCTTAACGCGATATGGGACGATATGGTGACCCGCAAAATGTACATAACCGGCGCTACCGGCGCTTTGTACGATGGTGTATCACCCGATGCTACCTCATATAATCCCAAAGAAATACAACAGGTGCACCAGGCCTACGGCAGGGATTACCAGTTGCCTAACTACACTGCCCATAACGAAACCTGCGCCAACATTGGCAACGTGCTTTGGAACTGGCGCATGCTGCAGGTAACGGGCAAAGCCGAATATGCTGATGTAATGGAACTTGCATTATATAACAGTGTACTATCAGGCATCAGCCTGAGCGGTCGTGGGTTTTTATATACTAATCCCTTAAGTGTTTCCGATGATGAACCGTTTACGCCCCGGTGGTCTAAAGACCGGGTAGGTTATATTAAACTGTCCAATTGCTGCCCGCCAAATGTGGTGCGTACCATTGCCGAGATCAGTGATTATGCCTATAGTATTTCCGACAAGGGCTTGTACTTTAACCTATACGGCGGCAATAACCTGTCGACCAAACTAAAGAATGGTTCGGCTATCAAACTATCACAAGTGACTGATTACCCCTGGAATGGCAGGATCAGCATCACGCTGGAACAAGTCCCGGCCAATGCTTTTTCTATGTTCTTCCGTATCCCGGGCTGGTGCAATGATGCAAGCTTAACTGTGAACGGCAAGGCAGTTAATGCAAGCCTTATTTCAGGCGAATATGCTGAAGTTAACCGCAACTGGAAAAGCGGCGATAAAGTTGAACTGGACCTGCCTATGTCCGCCAAACTAATGGAATCGAACCCGCTGGTAGAAGAAACCCGCAACCAGGTAGCCGTAAAACGTGGGCCAATAGTTTACTGTCTTGAATCGGTAGATCTGCCCCAAGGCCAAAAAATATTTAATGTGGCCCTGCCTGCTAAAATAGACCTGAAACCCGAGCTGATCCAAATTGACGGCAGCAATATAATGGCCCTAACCGGTAAAGCCGACCTGCGCAACGAAGCTAACTGGAAAAACCAATTGTATAAAGAGGTAAGCAACGATAAGCAATCGGTAAACATCCGCCTGGTACCCTACTACGCCTGGGGGAACCGCGGCCATGTGGATATGGAAACGTGGATACCGTTGGATAGGTAG
- a CDS encoding sodium:solute symporter has product MKHETLHLIDYIIIAVALATSLTIGLRFSKGQNSTKKYFVSRGSLPAWAIGMSLMATLISSVTFLAYPGEGFSSNWILLVQGLMVPVVLLCMVWFVVPLYRKVIGVSTYEYFEKRFGLFARFYSSVGFVLTHFSKMGTVFFLLALALANMTNTNTYAIIWVIGFVIVVITLIGGIEAVIWADVVQGFLLIAGGIASFFILVFSIKGGFPELWKVATLHHKTNFGPYTWNFKKLTFVVMAINGVFYAIQKYGTDQTMVQRYLTAKTDKGAIRASLLGVALTVPLWGLFMFIGTALFVFYQQHPLPAGIKDDAVFPYFIMSELPPGVVGLILAALISAAISSLGADLNCLSAIGVEDYYKKFRPGKSDETYLKAGRWIVVLAGIGAILIATLYLVVGGEGALGIVFTLYAIFSGGIVGIFLLGLFSSRANRQGLNIGIIACVIFTAWAFLTSTKIGLGDQKHILLNLGKYNFTQHKYMLGVYSHFVVIIVGYLASLFFPKPVLDKNLLYSGWLEAKRAHKLEEKNS; this is encoded by the coding sequence ATGAAGCACGAAACCCTGCACCTGATAGATTATATTATAATTGCTGTGGCGCTGGCTACATCCCTCACTATTGGCCTGCGTTTTTCAAAAGGGCAAAACTCTACAAAAAAATATTTTGTATCGCGTGGATCGTTACCGGCCTGGGCCATCGGCATGTCGCTGATGGCAACACTTATTAGCAGTGTTACTTTTTTGGCTTATCCCGGCGAGGGCTTCTCATCTAACTGGATATTATTGGTGCAAGGCTTAATGGTGCCGGTAGTATTGCTATGCATGGTGTGGTTTGTAGTGCCGCTTTACCGTAAAGTTATCGGCGTAAGCACTTATGAATATTTCGAGAAACGCTTTGGCCTGTTTGCACGCTTTTATAGTTCGGTAGGCTTTGTGCTCACGCATTTCTCTAAAATGGGTACCGTGTTTTTCCTGCTGGCCTTGGCGCTGGCTAATATGACCAATACTAACACCTATGCCATTATTTGGGTAATTGGGTTTGTAATAGTGGTTATTACGCTGATTGGTGGTATCGAGGCCGTAATTTGGGCCGATGTGGTTCAGGGTTTCCTGCTGATAGCAGGTGGTATCGCCTCATTCTTCATTTTGGTATTTTCTATCAAAGGCGGCTTCCCCGAACTATGGAAAGTGGCAACATTGCACCATAAAACAAACTTTGGCCCCTACACCTGGAACTTTAAAAAACTGACCTTTGTGGTGATGGCCATTAACGGTGTGTTCTACGCCATTCAAAAATATGGCACCGACCAAACTATGGTACAGCGTTATCTTACTGCTAAAACTGATAAGGGTGCCATCCGCGCTTCTTTGTTAGGCGTGGCATTAACCGTACCGCTTTGGGGTCTGTTTATGTTTATTGGGACGGCTTTGTTTGTTTTCTATCAGCAACACCCCTTACCGGCAGGTATTAAGGATGATGCTGTATTTCCCTATTTTATTATGAGCGAATTACCGCCGGGCGTAGTTGGGTTGATATTGGCCGCGTTAATATCAGCGGCGATCTCCAGCCTGGGCGCCGATTTGAATTGCCTTTCCGCAATTGGTGTGGAAGACTATTACAAGAAATTCCGACCGGGAAAATCAGATGAAACTTACCTGAAGGCTGGTCGCTGGATTGTGGTATTGGCCGGTATTGGCGCTATCCTGATAGCAACTTTATATCTTGTTGTTGGCGGTGAGGGCGCATTGGGTATTGTATTTACGCTTTACGCCATATTCTCTGGTGGTATTGTAGGGATATTCCTGCTGGGCTTGTTCAGTTCACGGGCTAACAGGCAGGGTTTAAATATTGGGATCATCGCTTGCGTAATATTTACCGCCTGGGCGTTTTTAACCTCAACCAAAATTGGCCTGGGCGATCAGAAACACATTTTGCTGAACCTGGGTAAATACAACTTCACACAGCATAAATATATGCTTGGGGTTTACAGTCATTTTGTAGTAATTATTGTAGGCTATCTGGCCAGCCTGTTTTTCCCGAAACCTGTGCTGGATAAAAACCTGTTGTACAGTGGTTGGCTGGAAGCTAAACGTGCCCATAAACTGGAAGAAAAGAATTCGTAA
- the pdxA gene encoding 4-hydroxythreonine-4-phosphate dehydrogenase PdxA, with the protein MSSSYKPIIGITMGDPASIGPEIAVKALLTERLFEVCRPVIIGDAKVFEAIVERFGSKAKINAITDIKDAKYVYGEPDVYDLKNVDMSQFKFGEISAMAGGASFEAVKKVIELAMAGDIDATVTGPINKKSVNEAGYHFAGHTEIYAHYTNTKKYAMLLVEDHMKVIHVSTHVSLRQACDLVKKDRIVEVTELLHNGLISLGEKNLKIGIAGLNPHAGDSGLFGTEDDMEILPAVEEARRLGYDVEGPVPADTMFSKASTGYYGGVVAMYHDQGHIPFKLTGFKWNSEKQQMDSVKGVNITMGLPIIRTSVDHGTAFEIAGKGVASPDAMILAIESAIQLSKYRSVQTTA; encoded by the coding sequence ATGAGCAGCAGTTACAAACCCATTATAGGCATTACCATGGGCGACCCGGCCAGTATAGGCCCGGAGATTGCCGTGAAAGCACTGCTCACCGAACGTTTGTTTGAAGTTTGCCGCCCGGTTATTATAGGCGATGCTAAAGTATTTGAAGCCATTGTGGAACGCTTTGGTTCAAAAGCCAAAATAAACGCTATAACCGATATTAAAGATGCTAAATATGTTTATGGCGAACCCGATGTGTACGACCTAAAGAATGTAGACATGAGTCAGTTCAAATTCGGCGAAATATCGGCTATGGCTGGCGGCGCATCGTTCGAGGCGGTGAAGAAAGTAATTGAACTGGCCATGGCCGGCGATATTGACGCTACCGTTACAGGCCCGATCAATAAAAAATCAGTTAACGAAGCCGGGTACCATTTTGCCGGGCATACCGAAATTTACGCGCATTATACCAACACTAAAAAATACGCCATGCTGCTGGTAGAAGATCATATGAAAGTGATCCATGTATCTACCCACGTATCCCTGCGCCAGGCTTGCGATCTGGTAAAGAAAGATCGTATTGTTGAGGTAACCGAACTGCTGCACAACGGCCTGATATCCTTAGGTGAAAAAAACCTGAAGATAGGCATAGCCGGTTTAAATCCGCACGCAGGTGATTCGGGCCTGTTTGGGACCGAAGACGACATGGAGATATTACCAGCTGTGGAAGAAGCACGCCGTTTGGGTTATGATGTGGAAGGCCCTGTACCTGCCGATACTATGTTCTCTAAAGCATCAACAGGGTATTATGGTGGTGTAGTGGCTATGTATCACGACCAGGGGCATATTCCCTTTAAACTTACCGGCTTTAAATGGAACAGTGAGAAACAACAAATGGATAGCGTAAAAGGCGTGAACATCACTATGGGCTTGCCTATTATCCGCACCTCGGTCGACCATGGCACCGCGTTTGAAATTGCGGGCAAAGGTGTGGCCAGTCCTGATGCGATGATCTTAGCTATTGAATCGGCTATACAACTAAGCAAATACAGATCAGTACAAACTACGGCATGA
- a CDS encoding DUF5703 domain-containing protein has translation MKKLALICFLLYVCISCYAQKPAEIDQYNAIWTSQSKNSSESMPCGGGDIGLNVWVEKGELYFYIARSGTFDENNAMLKLGRVKVKLSPNPFDGNDFKQQLMLQNGSVLINGKNGSLATQIKVWVDVFRPVIHVQVQSNQPVKTEADYESWRYKDRPVVGRENNQGSWKFAPQGPVNTLKDNIAFKGNAVEFYHHNLEATIFDATIKQQGMEAVKGEMFNPLKNLTFGGTMHGDNLQPAGTYSGKYQDTDFEGWKLASKSATKQQDITIYLNTAQTPSVAEWQKGLNNTIASAEANKKTVWQKTAAWWQQYWDRSFVYINTGKADTSAAYQTGKNYQLFRYMLGCNAYGGYPTKFNGGLFTYDPLFVAKGQNFTPDFRNWGGGLMTAQNQRLVYFPMLKGGDIDMMKPQFDFYMRSLHNAELRSKVYWNHGGAAFTEQLENFGLPNSAEYTWKRPANFDKGVEYNAWLEYTWDTVFEFCLMMLETERYEAKDIHQYLPFIQSCLTFFDEHYQYLARQRGFKALDGNGHLILYPGAGAETYKMAYNSNSTIAALQTITKRLLELPDIYLTKEERSKLQAFAKRIPPITYREMNGHQMLSPAKSWERINNEESTQFYSVFPWGIHGLNKPDLNIALNTWKYDTLAIKFRSGKGWKQDNIWAARLGLTKEAADLTTFKLKDSGRRFPAFWGPGFDWTPDHNWGGSGMIGLQEMLMQVDGRKIYLFPAWPKDWDTHFKLHAPYNTTVEGVLKDGKVTELKVLPAERMKDVEVMLK, from the coding sequence ATGAAAAAACTGGCCCTCATCTGCTTTCTCCTGTATGTATGTATCAGCTGCTATGCCCAAAAACCAGCAGAGATTGACCAGTACAATGCAATCTGGACCAGTCAGAGTAAAAACAGCAGCGAAAGCATGCCTTGCGGCGGCGGCGATATTGGCCTTAACGTATGGGTAGAAAAAGGCGAACTATACTTTTACATAGCCCGCAGCGGCACATTCGACGAAAACAATGCCATGCTGAAACTGGGCCGGGTGAAGGTAAAGCTAAGCCCCAACCCTTTTGATGGTAACGATTTTAAGCAGCAATTGATGTTGCAAAACGGCTCGGTGCTTATCAATGGTAAAAACGGCAGCTTAGCCACGCAAATAAAAGTATGGGTTGATGTTTTTCGCCCGGTGATACATGTGCAGGTACAAAGCAACCAACCGGTAAAAACCGAGGCTGACTACGAAAGCTGGCGTTATAAAGATAGACCAGTTGTAGGGCGCGAGAATAACCAGGGCTCATGGAAATTTGCGCCGCAAGGGCCGGTAAATACTTTAAAGGATAACATTGCTTTTAAAGGAAATGCTGTTGAATTTTATCATCACAACCTTGAGGCCACTATTTTTGATGCTACCATAAAGCAACAAGGGATGGAAGCCGTAAAAGGCGAAATGTTTAACCCGTTAAAGAACCTAACCTTCGGCGGCACCATGCACGGTGACAACCTGCAACCCGCAGGAACTTACAGCGGCAAGTATCAGGATACCGATTTTGAAGGTTGGAAGTTAGCGAGCAAATCGGCAACTAAACAACAAGACATTACTATTTATCTGAATACTGCTCAAACACCATCTGTAGCGGAGTGGCAAAAAGGCTTAAACAATACCATCGCATCCGCGGAAGCGAATAAAAAAACCGTCTGGCAAAAAACCGCCGCGTGGTGGCAGCAATATTGGGACAGGAGCTTCGTGTACATTAATACCGGCAAAGCAGATACATCTGCCGCCTACCAAACCGGGAAAAATTATCAGTTATTCCGCTACATGCTGGGTTGTAATGCTTATGGGGGATACCCTACTAAATTTAATGGCGGCTTGTTTACCTACGACCCGCTTTTTGTTGCGAAAGGCCAAAACTTCACCCCCGATTTCCGTAACTGGGGCGGCGGTTTAATGACTGCGCAAAATCAGCGTTTGGTTTATTTTCCCATGCTAAAGGGAGGCGATATTGATATGATGAAGCCGCAGTTTGATTTCTATATGCGATCACTGCACAACGCCGAACTGCGCAGCAAAGTTTACTGGAACCACGGCGGCGCGGCCTTTACCGAACAACTGGAAAATTTCGGTCTACCCAACAGCGCCGAATACACCTGGAAACGCCCTGCCAATTTTGACAAGGGCGTGGAATATAACGCCTGGCTGGAATACACCTGGGATACCGTTTTTGAATTTTGCCTGATGATGCTGGAAACAGAACGTTACGAAGCGAAGGACATTCACCAATACCTGCCTTTTATACAAAGCTGCCTCACTTTTTTTGATGAGCATTACCAATACCTGGCCCGTCAGCGTGGTTTTAAAGCACTTGATGGTAACGGACATTTGATACTATATCCCGGCGCTGGTGCCGAAACTTATAAGATGGCCTATAATTCCAACTCCACCATTGCGGCGCTGCAAACCATTACCAAACGCCTGCTGGAATTGCCGGATATTTATCTAACCAAAGAAGAGCGTAGCAAATTGCAAGCCTTTGCCAAACGTATACCGCCGATCACTTACCGCGAAATGAACGGTCACCAGATGCTATCACCAGCCAAAAGTTGGGAGCGCATTAACAATGAAGAAAGCACCCAGTTTTACAGTGTGTTCCCCTGGGGCATACATGGATTAAATAAACCCGACCTGAACATTGCCCTGAACACCTGGAAATATGATACGCTGGCTATCAAGTTCCGCAGCGGCAAGGGCTGGAAGCAGGACAACATTTGGGCGGCGCGACTTGGTCTAACCAAAGAAGCGGCCGACCTGACCACCTTTAAACTGAAAGATTCCGGCAGGCGTTTCCCCGCTTTCTGGGGCCCCGGTTTCGATTGGACACCCGACCATAACTGGGGAGGCTCAGGCATGATAGGCTTACAGGAAATGCTGATGCAGGTGGATGGCCGCAAAATCTACCTGTTCCCCGCCTGGCCAAAAGATTGGGATACCCACTTTAAACTCCACGCCCCCTACAACACCACAGTAGAAGGTGTGTTAAAAGATGGCAAAGTCACTGAATTAAAAGTGTTGCCTGCTGAACGGATGAAGGATGTGGAGGTGATGTTGAAGTAA
- a CDS encoding four-carbon acid sugar kinase family protein, whose translation MIAVIADDLTGAAELAGIGLNYHLKTEIDTIVDTNSNADLLIIATDTRSLPAAEAKQVITDLTRQLMQLQPKLIFKKIDSVLRGNVLDEINSQLEASGLQRALIVPGNPLHGKTIVDGIYYYQDKPVHLSNYANDPGFPVTSSDVKTMLRANGSIQLLKNHQQLPSTGIIVGEVAVEADFNRWVEKLDNKTLIAGAAGLFNSLLNYLKPTVSADDHPEKTFNTPRLFVFGSTFNKDGHNIKNGLLNNIPVLYIPAEIIFGEKIPAAIAENYVQQIITVLKEKGNCIMAIHPNATSQKSIEPCTLTNKMGFLVNRVHQQITLHELLIEGGATATAVLQHMHISKLTPVKQMAPGVICTSVPGNQLYVTLKPGSYQWPAIVWQPANLPDYK comes from the coding sequence ATGATAGCGGTTATTGCAGATGACCTTACAGGAGCGGCCGAACTGGCCGGCATCGGGCTGAATTATCATCTGAAGACCGAGATTGATACCATTGTAGATACCAATAGCAATGCCGATCTGCTCATTATCGCCACCGATACCCGCTCGCTGCCTGCTGCTGAAGCCAAACAGGTGATAACCGACCTTACCCGCCAACTGATGCAGCTTCAGCCAAAGCTAATATTTAAAAAAATAGACTCGGTTTTGCGGGGCAACGTGCTGGACGAGATCAACAGTCAGTTGGAAGCCTCGGGATTGCAACGTGCGCTGATAGTGCCCGGCAACCCGCTACACGGTAAAACCATTGTCGACGGTATTTACTACTATCAGGATAAGCCCGTGCATTTAAGCAATTACGCTAATGACCCCGGCTTCCCAGTAACATCATCGGATGTAAAAACAATGCTGCGCGCCAATGGTAGTATACAACTACTTAAAAACCACCAGCAGTTGCCATCTACTGGTATTATTGTAGGTGAAGTAGCTGTAGAAGCCGATTTTAACCGCTGGGTTGAAAAACTGGATAACAAAACCCTGATAGCTGGCGCGGCAGGTTTATTTAACAGCCTGCTTAATTATTTAAAACCGACAGTATCGGCTGATGATCACCCCGAAAAAACATTTAACACACCCCGTTTATTTGTTTTTGGCAGCACTTTTAATAAAGACGGCCATAACATTAAGAACGGTTTGCTGAACAATATACCGGTACTGTACATCCCCGCTGAAATTATTTTTGGCGAGAAGATACCCGCGGCCATCGCCGAAAACTACGTACAACAGATCATTACCGTGTTAAAGGAAAAAGGCAACTGCATTATGGCTATACACCCTAATGCAACCAGCCAAAAAAGTATTGAACCATGTACGCTTACCAATAAGATGGGCTTTTTGGTAAACCGCGTCCATCAGCAAATTACCCTGCACGAATTATTGATAGAAGGCGGCGCTACAGCCACCGCCGTTTTGCAGCATATGCATATTAGCAAACTAACCCCTGTTAAGCAAATGGCGCCAGGTGTAATATGTACCAGTGTGCCAGGCAACCAATTATATGTAACTTTAAAACCCGGCAGCTACCAATGGCCCGCCATAGTTTGGCAGCCAGCCAATTTACCTGATTATAAATGA
- a CDS encoding dihydrodipicolinate synthase family protein has product MKVKKKYNGLVVPSITPLTENHKLDHKAVEKIFDSFFNHGGVPFILGTTGEASSLPADVKKDFIQLAAKLKQPGKMLYAGVSSNCVAESIEMAKFCADEGVDAVVAHLPAYFNLTEHEIKKYFEVLADMIPLPLIIYNIPSTTHISIPLKLIDELSHHDNIVGTKDSERSEERLNQSLALWANRSDFSHFLGWAAQSAYALINGCDGLVPSTGNLCPDIYQEMIGAVERDDHQTAYMLQAHSDLLGNLYQSKRLLGGSLAALKSLMQSAGLCQPYMMPPLEQVSDLDAAELQRTLHSIIAKENLNLPFYQ; this is encoded by the coding sequence ATGAAAGTGAAAAAGAAATATAATGGATTGGTGGTTCCATCCATTACTCCCCTTACAGAGAACCACAAACTGGACCATAAAGCCGTTGAAAAGATATTCGACAGCTTTTTTAACCATGGCGGTGTGCCTTTTATTTTAGGCACTACCGGCGAGGCATCATCATTACCTGCTGATGTGAAGAAAGATTTTATCCAGTTAGCCGCAAAGCTTAAACAACCCGGCAAAATGCTTTATGCAGGTGTATCATCCAATTGCGTAGCCGAATCGATTGAGATGGCGAAATTTTGTGCTGACGAAGGCGTGGATGCGGTGGTAGCCCATTTACCCGCTTACTTTAACCTCACCGAACACGAGATAAAAAAATATTTCGAAGTATTGGCAGATATGATTCCCCTGCCGCTGATTATTTATAACATTCCATCAACCACGCATATCTCTATCCCCTTAAAACTGATAGATGAGTTGAGTCATCATGACAATATTGTTGGCACTAAAGATTCCGAGCGCAGCGAGGAACGCTTAAACCAATCATTAGCCTTGTGGGCAAACCGCAGCGATTTCAGTCACTTTTTGGGCTGGGCCGCGCAATCGGCGTATGCTTTAATTAATGGCTGCGATGGATTAGTGCCAAGTACCGGAAACCTTTGCCCCGATATTTATCAGGAAATGATTGGCGCTGTAGAACGCGACGATCATCAAACAGCATACATGCTGCAAGCCCATTCAGATCTGTTGGGTAACCTGTACCAAAGCAAACGCTTACTGGGCGGGTCATTAGCCGCGTTAAAATCGTTAATGCAGAGCGCTGGTTTATGCCAGCCATATATGATGCCGCCGTTGGAACAGGTATCTGACCTGGATGCGGCCGAATTACAGCGCACGCTGCATAGCATTATCGCTAAAGAGAACCTTAATTTACCTTTCTACCAATGA
- a CDS encoding iron-containing alcohol dehydrogenase, translating into MGVTEHNAYRDITIRFPGQIIIGKDALLKLTDEVTLSGFTTVIIVTIEPLLPKLQPVIQQLQAQGVTVKVDTSIVQEPSFADFNTLLQSFDGLKADAVIGIGGGSVLDIAKLIAAQMDNTQTLNDIVGNGLLKQRRIKLICIPTTAGTGSEVSPNAILVDEADNQKKGIISPYLVPDVVIIDPALTVSLPPAITAATGLDALTHCLEAYTNLFAHPFIDMYAYEGMRLISQNLVGAVTNGNNEDARTQLAIGSMLGGFCLGPVNTAGVHALSYPLGSMFHLAHGLSNALLLPYVMEYNMPASPARHAAVARALGCNSGATDEETAMAGINKIKELIKQCGIPATLSAAGITKNAIPEMAADAMKITRLLKNNPRPINLEDAIAIYEAAY; encoded by the coding sequence ATGGGAGTAACAGAGCATAATGCTTACCGGGATATCACAATCAGGTTCCCCGGGCAGATCATTATCGGGAAGGACGCGCTGCTTAAATTGACTGATGAGGTAACCCTTTCGGGATTTACCACTGTAATTATAGTTACCATTGAACCGCTATTGCCCAAACTACAGCCTGTAATTCAACAGTTGCAGGCACAGGGGGTTACCGTTAAGGTTGATACTTCTATTGTACAGGAACCATCCTTTGCCGATTTTAATACCCTGCTGCAAAGCTTCGACGGTCTTAAAGCCGACGCGGTGATAGGTATTGGCGGCGGCAGTGTGCTGGATATTGCCAAGCTAATAGCCGCGCAGATGGATAACACCCAAACGCTGAATGACATTGTAGGTAACGGCCTGCTGAAACAACGCCGTATAAAACTGATATGCATCCCTACCACCGCGGGCACAGGCAGCGAGGTATCGCCCAACGCCATTTTGGTCGATGAGGCTGATAATCAGAAAAAAGGCATTATAAGTCCGTATCTTGTACCTGATGTGGTGATCATTGATCCGGCACTGACCGTTAGCCTGCCCCCTGCCATAACCGCCGCAACGGGACTTGACGCGTTAACCCATTGCCTGGAGGCTTACACCAACCTGTTTGCCCATCCGTTTATTGACATGTATGCGTACGAAGGTATGCGCCTGATTAGCCAAAACCTGGTAGGAGCCGTTACCAACGGCAACAATGAGGATGCCCGTACCCAGTTGGCTATTGGCAGTATGCTGGGCGGTTTTTGTCTTGGCCCTGTAAATACTGCCGGGGTACATGCGCTATCGTATCCGCTGGGTAGTATGTTCCACTTGGCGCATGGTTTATCCAATGCATTACTTTTGCCTTACGTAATGGAATATAACATGCCCGCATCGCCGGCAAGGCATGCGGCCGTGGCACGCGCATTGGGCTGCAATAGCGGCGCAACCGATGAAGAAACTGCCATGGCAGGCATCAATAAAATAAAAGAACTAATTAAACAATGTGGAATACCGGCAACGCTCAGTGCAGCCGGCATCACCAAAAACGCGATACCCGAAATGGCAGCCGATGCCATGAAAATTACACGCTTACTAAAAAACAATCCGCGCCCTATAAATTTGGAAGATGCGATTGCGATTTACGAAGCGGCTTATTGA